A genomic window from Desulfonatronovibrio magnus includes:
- a CDS encoding DVU0524 family FlgM-associated protein, protein MTINPVLVKKVLNTYDRHLVNGRRLARLSRYLRGAEALEQDTTSRESKRRKLVERVAREIIENLITSDSRNPMVDEIKEALSQELNTELIFHYPPSGEEMKIMVPGPHGPEELGPEQREKVLGKLWQMTLNKVNSTML, encoded by the coding sequence ATGACCATTAATCCTGTTTTAGTAAAAAAAGTGCTCAACACTTATGACCGTCATCTGGTCAATGGACGCAGGCTCGCGCGCCTGTCAAGATACCTGCGTGGAGCTGAAGCACTGGAACAGGATACTACTTCAAGAGAATCCAAAAGGAGAAAATTAGTGGAGAGAGTGGCCAGGGAAATTATTGAGAACCTTATTACTTCCGACAGCAGAAATCCCATGGTTGACGAAATAAAGGAGGCATTAAGCCAGGAACTCAATACCGAACTTATATTTCACTATCCTCCTTCCGGGGAAGAAATGAAAATCATGGTTCCAGGACCGCATGGCCCTGAAGAATTAGGACCAGAACAAAGAGAAAAGGTTTTGGGCAAGCTATGGCAGATGACTTTAAACAAAGTAAACTCAACTATGCTGTAA
- the csrA gene encoding carbon storage regulator CsrA, with amino-acid sequence MLILSRRTGESIHLGDDIIISILGVKGKQVKVGIEVPDDMSVYREEVFRNIQQENEMAIQSCAEDLVAAANLWTRQSRKK; translated from the coding sequence ATGCTCATACTGTCGCGTCGCACAGGGGAGAGTATCCATCTTGGCGACGATATAATCATATCCATCTTGGGAGTGAAGGGGAAACAGGTCAAGGTGGGCATTGAGGTGCCGGACGATATGTCTGTGTACCGGGAAGAAGTTTTCAGAAATATTCAACAGGAAAACGAGATGGCCATTCAGTCATGCGCTGAGGACCTCGTAGCAGCGGCAAATTTATGGACAAGACAAAGCAGAAAGAAATAA
- the flgM gene encoding flagellar biosynthesis anti-sigma factor FlgM translates to MEIKGLITGLQSYEQSRINKDKGRGSPGTGAPRSSSDRVSLSQDAKLFRTGLEQAMKADDVRADRVEELKARVKDGTYEPDSRRIAEKMIREDMDTWFQRS, encoded by the coding sequence ATGGAAATAAAAGGATTGATTACAGGGCTGCAGTCTTATGAGCAGTCCAGAATAAACAAGGATAAGGGCCGGGGTAGTCCAGGCACTGGAGCGCCCCGATCATCCTCAGACAGAGTTTCTTTGTCTCAGGACGCGAAACTATTCCGAACCGGACTTGAGCAGGCCATGAAAGCTGATGACGTAAGAGCAGACAGAGTTGAAGAACTCAAGGCAAGAGTCAAAGACGGTACTTATGAGCCTGACTCCAGAAGAATTGCCGAAAAAATGATTCGTGAAGACATGGATACCTGGTTTCAGAGATCCTGA
- the fliW gene encoding flagellar assembly protein FliW → MDKTKQKEINSKLGRIIISPDKAIFFPRGLIGMERVKDFVLLQIKPDSPFYILQNLNNSRFSLLVADPFCFVTDYQVYLGNTEERVLKSPRSSELAIMVTVTIPQGCPEETTLNMSGPIVINTVKRIGMQVPQNDLSMKSRIVLAELREDAKGVDQDL, encoded by the coding sequence ATGGACAAGACAAAGCAGAAAGAAATAAATTCCAAACTGGGCAGGATTATTATAAGCCCTGACAAAGCTATCTTTTTTCCGCGTGGACTGATAGGGATGGAAAGGGTCAAGGATTTTGTGCTGCTTCAGATAAAGCCTGATTCGCCTTTTTATATACTGCAGAACTTGAACAACTCGCGGTTCAGTCTTCTCGTGGCAGACCCTTTCTGTTTTGTTACAGATTACCAGGTTTATCTTGGCAATACTGAAGAAAGGGTCCTTAAATCCCCGAGAAGCAGCGAGCTGGCTATCATGGTCACAGTGACCATCCCTCAAGGCTGTCCCGAAGAGACAACCCTTAATATGAGTGGGCCTATAGTAATAAATACTGTGAAAAGAATTGGAATGCAGGTGCCTCAGAATGATCTAAGCATGAAGTCAAGAATAGTTCTGGCAGAGTTGAGAGAAGATGCTAAGGGTGTGGATCAGGATCTCTGA
- a CDS encoding NAD(+)/NADH kinase, whose product MSINSVILITKNRSRKAFALSLKMKSWLEAQGIKVHLPSKSLQGLEDDPCIPLSDLIIILGGDGTILSQARLLLDQNIPFLGVNLGVVGFMADISPHSWREQLSGLLATPVQVSKRCVLAYEVVRDKSIIHSGTAINEVVINRGRLARLVCINLTLPGGAEQHIRADGLIVATPTGSTAYSVSAGGPLVHPEMEAVIITPICPFLHDFKPLILPSDSRLYAGIHGDHPDVHMTIDGQTGFRIKPGDRVAIFRHFRDFKLLRCPEHSYIAKLVAKRFLKRR is encoded by the coding sequence ATGAGTATTAATTCAGTTATTCTTATCACTAAAAACAGAAGCAGGAAAGCTTTTGCTTTGTCCCTGAAAATGAAGTCCTGGTTAGAGGCTCAGGGCATTAAAGTTCACTTGCCCTCCAAGTCTTTACAAGGTCTTGAAGATGATCCATGCATCCCACTTTCTGACTTGATCATCATTCTTGGGGGAGACGGCACAATTTTGAGCCAGGCCAGGTTGCTGCTTGATCAAAATATCCCTTTTCTGGGTGTCAACCTTGGCGTAGTAGGGTTTATGGCTGATATTTCTCCACATTCCTGGAGGGAACAGTTGAGCGGCTTGCTGGCTACCCCTGTTCAGGTATCAAAAAGGTGTGTACTTGCTTATGAGGTGGTCAGGGACAAATCAATCATCCACAGCGGGACAGCCATTAACGAGGTCGTAATCAACAGGGGACGTCTGGCCCGTCTGGTCTGCATTAATCTGACTCTTCCAGGAGGCGCGGAGCAGCATATCCGGGCTGATGGGCTTATTGTCGCCACACCTACAGGCTCAACAGCCTACTCTGTTTCTGCAGGAGGCCCTCTGGTACATCCTGAAATGGAAGCAGTTATCATAACACCCATATGTCCATTTCTGCATGACTTCAAGCCTTTGATACTTCCATCTGACAGCAGGCTCTATGCTGGAATTCATGGAGATCATCCTGATGTGCATATGACAATTGACGGACAGACAGGTTTTAGAATCAAGCCGGGTGATCGTGTGGCCATATTCAGGCATTTCAGGGACTTTAAACTGCTGCGTTGTCCTGAACACAGCTATATTGCCAAACTGGTAGCTAAAAGGTTTCTTAAAAGGAGATAG
- a CDS encoding ARMT1-like domain-containing protein, whose protein sequence is MPRLPAINSVADIHTRRDPYLDAWFLHFMLENNIEHLVNPKVNASAEQLRFMVDLDEDQVFAPCTDWMFDNLLKTRMTKELKQEYVDTWKRVVRLIHDFSGDPFIRKKVLSLCKHLFQKALNSPFMIPSRLLKRMLDIFLSQNALQDPYMEIKKKYNRRAVEFMNTPVFFRFISSCPDSTMGCEKIQDLRWELDLLELKRFFCLSTWSDIWKQEEFHPDSVLVEREINRQWEGFESVMTSLLGPDNIYSYKILYMPDSAGGIMFDLRIIQTFIRLGHKVVLALKEGFYYDYPTLWDIDYDPALSGVLRDANIVQDSQVTKKDFLKKQRENRILAISDGTRERMNLYRTSITFARAWKESDLVVAKGSGNFRRFIQNSHLFSRDILSFYRDCHGEVHFEFKKRSSRVRKFIESEIMAKAEKIKKGMLEARLQGQRVLFYSAIIGSIPGQTQMAIKVINEFAGYMRERMDQTYIVNPAEHFEQGMDGDDLMYMWEMVQRSGLIDVWRFQTVSDIEKSFELMGQKVPPIWAGKDATYSTGCTKEMHIALDVQEKYPEMQIIGPSSDKFFRRREYGVGKFFDANIEREGAIKS, encoded by the coding sequence ATGCCTCGACTGCCGGCCATTAATTCTGTTGCTGATATTCATACCAGGCGCGATCCTTACCTTGATGCGTGGTTTCTGCATTTTATGCTGGAAAATAATATTGAGCACCTGGTTAATCCCAAGGTGAATGCTTCAGCGGAACAGCTCAGATTTATGGTGGATCTTGATGAAGACCAGGTTTTTGCTCCCTGTACTGACTGGATGTTTGACAATTTGCTCAAAACCAGAATGACAAAAGAGCTGAAACAGGAATACGTTGACACCTGGAAAAGGGTGGTCAGGTTGATTCACGACTTTTCAGGTGATCCCTTTATTAGGAAAAAGGTATTGTCACTTTGTAAACATCTGTTTCAAAAAGCTTTAAATTCTCCTTTCATGATTCCCTCCAGACTGCTGAAGCGGATGCTGGATATTTTTCTCAGCCAGAATGCTTTGCAGGATCCCTACATGGAAATCAAAAAAAAGTATAACCGGCGGGCCGTAGAGTTTATGAATACGCCTGTTTTTTTCAGGTTTATCAGCTCATGTCCTGATTCCACTATGGGATGTGAAAAGATACAGGATCTGCGCTGGGAACTGGATCTGCTGGAACTGAAGCGTTTTTTCTGCCTGTCCACCTGGTCGGATATATGGAAGCAGGAAGAATTTCATCCTGACTCAGTGCTTGTTGAAAGAGAAATCAACAGGCAGTGGGAAGGTTTTGAGTCAGTTATGACCTCTCTGCTGGGCCCGGATAATATTTACAGTTATAAGATTCTCTACATGCCTGACAGTGCCGGGGGCATCATGTTTGACTTGCGCATCATTCAAACTTTTATCAGGCTTGGGCATAAGGTTGTATTGGCTTTAAAGGAAGGTTTTTATTACGATTACCCGACTTTATGGGACATTGATTATGATCCTGCCTTGTCAGGAGTGCTCAGGGATGCCAATATTGTTCAGGACAGTCAGGTAACAAAAAAAGATTTTTTAAAAAAGCAGCGGGAAAATCGAATTCTGGCTATATCCGACGGTACCCGTGAGAGGATGAACCTTTACCGCACCAGCATCACTTTTGCCAGAGCCTGGAAGGAGTCTGATCTGGTGGTAGCCAAAGGAAGCGGAAACTTCAGAAGGTTCATCCAGAATTCCCATCTGTTTTCCAGGGATATACTTTCCTTTTACCGTGATTGTCATGGTGAAGTGCATTTTGAATTCAAGAAACGCAGTTCCAGGGTGCGCAAGTTCATTGAGTCTGAAATTATGGCCAAGGCGGAAAAAATAAAAAAAGGAATGCTCGAGGCCAGACTGCAGGGGCAAAGGGTTTTATTCTACAGCGCAATTATTGGCAGCATACCGGGCCAGACACAAATGGCCATAAAAGTTATCAATGAATTTGCAGGTTATATGCGTGAAAGAATGGACCAGACCTATATAGTCAATCCTGCTGAACATTTTGAGCAGGGCATGGATGGAGATGATCTCATGTATATGTGGGAAATGGTTCAGCGCAGCGGACTTATTGATGTATGGCGTTTTCAGACTGTGAGTGATATTGAAAAGAGTTTTGAGCTTATGGGACAGAAAGTGCCTCCAATCTGGGCTGGCAAGGATGCGACCTATTCAACAGGCTGTACCAAGGAAATGCATATTGCCCTGGATGTGCAGGAGAAATATCCTGAAATGCAGATTATAGGTCCAAGTTCTGACAAGTTTTTCCGGCGCAGAGAATACGGGGTTGGCAAGTTCTTTGACGCCAACATTGAACGGGAGGGGGCGATCAAATCATGA